From the genome of Sphingobacterium kitahiroshimense, one region includes:
- the ileS gene encoding isoleucine--tRNA ligase codes for MYKEYKQLNLPEIGKEILTRWEQEKIFEKSITNRPGNKTYTFYEGPPSANGMPGIHHVMGRAIKDIFCRYKTLKGFQVKRKGGWDTHGLPIELAVEKKLGITKEDIGKKISVEEYNDACRTEVMKYTDVWNDLTIKMGYWVDLENPYITYENEYIETLWYILKEFYKKGLLYKGYTIQPYSPAAGTGLSSHELNQPGTYKDVKDTTIVAQFRLIKNQLHPAIATLVEDDSEDVAFIAWTTTPWTLPSNTALVVGKKINYVKIKTFNQYTGTPVSVILAKDLIPKHFKTEGKDASFQDYNLGDKVIPWEVAATFTGEELVGLRYEQLMPYITSDELQEKAFRVIPGDFVTTEDGTGIVHAAPTYGADDFRVAKEQGVPGILIKDENSKEVPTVDRTGRFVKEITDFAGRFVKEEYYSDAERADKDFRPTDVLIAIKLKEDNKAFDVKKYEHTYPHCWRTDKPVLYYPLDSWFVKSTAVKNDLVALNKTINWKPEATGTGRFGNWLENLVDWNLSRSRYWGTPLPIWRSEDENEEICVGSMPELKALLEASLVSDVLSEKEKETNKAYLDKFGTEKLDLHRPYVDDIVFVSDAGQKLFREPDLIDVWFDSGAMPYAQWGLDYEKLAKGEALPFKEGYKEAFPADFIAEGVDQTRGWFFTLHAISTMLQKSVAFKNVISNGLVLDKNGNKMSKRLGNGIDPFTMLDKYSADATRWYMISNASPWDNLKFNEEGLDEVRRKFFGTLYNTYAFFALYANIDKFSYSEADIALENRPEIDRWVISLLNSLIKEVDEFYADFEPTKAARAIQNFVDEHLSNWYVRLCRRRFWKGEYSEDKISAYQTLFTCLDTIAKLMSPISPFFSDQLYLDLNNATGRETFESVHLANFPNYQEKLIDKDLEERMSLAQDISSLTLSLRKKVGINVRQPLNKILLPVLDNSFQERVEKVKDLILSETNIKDIQFITDTTGIIKKKIKPNFKALGSKVGKDMKLVSAKINALSTEELAKLESDGEILLADTPYTIQLSDVEIIAEDVAGWQVANLAKLTVALDIHISEELKQEGLSRELVNRIQNLRKDKGFEVTDRIRVLVSKDADIESATNENLSYICTEILADSLSFEESLTTGDSIDIDGKELNVLIEKI; via the coding sequence ATGTATAAAGAATATAAGCAGCTTAATTTGCCGGAAATAGGCAAAGAAATATTGACCCGTTGGGAACAGGAAAAAATATTCGAAAAAAGTATCACAAACCGTCCAGGAAATAAAACGTACACCTTCTATGAAGGTCCTCCTTCTGCCAACGGTATGCCTGGTATTCACCATGTAATGGGGCGCGCAATCAAAGATATCTTCTGTCGTTATAAAACTTTAAAAGGATTTCAAGTAAAACGTAAGGGCGGATGGGATACGCACGGCCTTCCAATTGAACTTGCTGTTGAAAAAAAACTTGGCATTACTAAAGAAGATATTGGAAAGAAAATATCTGTTGAAGAGTACAATGATGCCTGCCGTACAGAGGTAATGAAATATACTGATGTATGGAATGATTTAACTATAAAAATGGGGTATTGGGTAGATCTTGAAAACCCTTATATTACCTATGAAAATGAATATATTGAAACACTTTGGTACATCTTAAAAGAATTTTATAAAAAGGGGCTTTTATACAAAGGGTATACCATACAGCCTTATTCACCTGCGGCGGGAACAGGATTGAGCTCACATGAACTAAATCAACCTGGTACTTACAAAGATGTAAAGGATACGACAATTGTCGCACAATTTAGATTAATCAAAAATCAATTGCATCCAGCAATTGCCACTTTAGTGGAAGATGACTCTGAAGATGTTGCTTTCATTGCTTGGACAACTACGCCTTGGACATTACCTTCCAATACGGCACTGGTCGTTGGTAAAAAAATAAACTATGTAAAAATTAAAACTTTTAATCAATATACAGGGACACCGGTTTCGGTTATATTGGCTAAAGATTTAATCCCTAAACATTTTAAAACTGAAGGAAAAGACGCATCGTTTCAAGATTATAATTTAGGTGATAAGGTTATTCCTTGGGAAGTCGCGGCAACTTTTACGGGCGAAGAGCTTGTTGGTTTACGCTATGAGCAGTTGATGCCTTATATCACGTCAGATGAACTACAGGAAAAAGCTTTCCGTGTAATCCCTGGAGATTTTGTAACCACAGAAGATGGTACAGGTATCGTGCATGCTGCACCAACATACGGCGCAGATGACTTTAGAGTAGCTAAAGAGCAAGGTGTACCGGGAATCTTGATCAAAGATGAAAATAGCAAAGAGGTACCTACTGTGGATCGTACAGGTCGATTTGTTAAGGAAATCACTGACTTTGCAGGTCGTTTTGTTAAAGAGGAATATTATTCAGATGCTGAACGTGCCGATAAAGATTTCCGACCTACAGATGTGCTTATCGCCATAAAATTGAAAGAAGACAACAAAGCTTTTGATGTTAAAAAATACGAGCATACTTACCCACACTGCTGGCGTACAGACAAACCTGTTCTCTACTATCCATTGGATAGCTGGTTTGTTAAATCCACCGCTGTTAAAAATGATTTAGTTGCACTAAATAAAACCATTAACTGGAAGCCTGAAGCGACTGGTACTGGACGCTTTGGTAATTGGTTGGAAAATCTAGTTGACTGGAATCTATCACGCTCACGTTACTGGGGAACTCCCCTACCTATCTGGCGCTCTGAAGATGAGAATGAAGAAATCTGCGTTGGTTCTATGCCTGAATTAAAGGCTTTATTGGAAGCATCTCTGGTTTCTGATGTATTATCTGAAAAAGAAAAAGAAACCAACAAAGCATATTTGGATAAATTCGGAACTGAAAAACTTGATCTGCATCGTCCTTATGTAGACGATATTGTATTTGTATCGGATGCGGGTCAAAAATTATTCCGTGAACCTGATTTAATCGATGTTTGGTTTGATTCTGGTGCTATGCCTTACGCCCAGTGGGGTCTAGACTATGAAAAACTTGCAAAAGGAGAAGCACTTCCATTTAAAGAAGGTTATAAAGAAGCATTTCCGGCAGACTTCATTGCGGAGGGAGTTGATCAGACACGGGGCTGGTTCTTCACACTTCATGCAATCTCAACGATGTTACAAAAATCGGTTGCATTCAAAAATGTCATTTCGAATGGATTGGTTTTAGATAAAAATGGTAATAAAATGTCTAAACGTCTTGGGAATGGGATTGATCCATTTACCATGTTAGATAAATATAGTGCTGATGCAACACGTTGGTACATGATCAGCAATGCTTCACCATGGGATAATTTAAAGTTCAATGAAGAGGGGCTGGATGAGGTACGTCGTAAGTTTTTCGGAACTTTATATAATACTTATGCATTTTTTGCTCTGTACGCTAACATTGATAAATTTAGTTATAGTGAAGCGGATATTGCTTTAGAAAACCGTCCTGAAATAGACCGTTGGGTAATATCACTATTGAACAGTTTAATTAAAGAAGTCGATGAATTTTATGCGGACTTCGAGCCCACAAAAGCGGCACGTGCCATCCAAAATTTTGTTGACGAGCATTTAAGTAACTGGTACGTTCGTCTTTGCCGCCGTCGTTTCTGGAAGGGAGAATATTCTGAAGATAAGATCTCTGCTTACCAAACTTTATTTACTTGTTTGGATACGATAGCGAAATTGATGTCTCCTATCTCGCCTTTCTTTTCAGACCAGTTGTATCTAGATTTGAACAACGCTACGGGTAGGGAAACTTTTGAATCCGTGCATTTAGCAAATTTCCCGAATTATCAGGAAAAATTGATCGACAAGGATCTGGAAGAGCGTATGTCATTGGCTCAAGATATTTCATCCCTTACCTTATCACTGCGCAAAAAAGTAGGCATCAATGTACGACAACCGTTAAACAAAATCTTACTTCCGGTACTGGATAATAGCTTCCAAGAACGTGTAGAAAAGGTAAAAGATTTGATACTTTCCGAAACGAATATTAAAGATATTCAATTCATTACGGACACGACAGGTATCATCAAGAAAAAAATTAAACCGAACTTTAAAGCTCTTGGCTCGAAAGTTGGTAAAGACATGAAGTTAGTGTCTGCAAAAATCAATGCACTTTCTACAGAAGAGCTTGCAAAATTGGAAAGCGATGGTGAAATTTTATTAGCCGATACACCTTATACAATTCAATTGAGCGATGTAGAAATTATAGCAGAAGATGTTGCTGGCTGGCAGGTCGCTAATTTAGCTAAATTAACCGTAGCCCTGGATATCCATATTTCTGAGGAATTAAAACAAGAAGGATTGTCAAGAGAGTTGGTTAACCGTATCCAAAACCTAAGGAAAGACAAAGGTTTTGAGGTTACTGACCGTATCCGTGTTTTAGTTAGCAAAGATGCTGATATTGAGAGCGCAACGAATGAAAATTTATCTTATATTTGTACCGAAATTCTAGCGGATTCATTGAGTTTCGAAGAATCACTAACTACCGGAGATAGCATTGATATTGACGGAAAGGAATTGAATGTTTTAATCGAAAAAATTTAA
- a CDS encoding TraR/DksA family transcriptional regulator: MATNNEKTRYSDSELQEFKSIILEKLRIAKEELAALTASLNNSDANGTDDTAGTYKTLEDGSATLEKEQTNQLAARQRKFIDNLDAALVRIENKTYGICRETGKLIQKERLKAVPHTTLSIEAKNKQY; encoded by the coding sequence ATGGCAACTAATAACGAAAAGACACGCTATAGCGATTCAGAGCTACAAGAATTTAAAAGCATTATCTTAGAAAAACTAAGAATTGCAAAAGAGGAACTTGCTGCCTTAACAGCCTCTCTAAATAATAGTGATGCAAACGGTACGGATGATACTGCTGGTACTTATAAAACTTTGGAAGATGGTTCTGCCACTTTAGAAAAAGAACAAACGAATCAGTTAGCTGCTCGCCAACGAAAATTCATCGACAACTTAGATGCGGCTTTAGTTCGTATTGAGAACAAAACTTATGGTATTTGTAGAGAAACGGGAAAATTGATCCAAAAGGAAAGATTGAAAGCTGTTCCTCACACTACGTTAAGTATCGAAGCTAAAAATAAACAGTATTAA
- a CDS encoding lipoprotein signal peptidase, translating into MKGYTKPVILIILVLLIDQISKIWVKLNMTIGQSYEVIGKFVQIHFIENNGMAYGMEFGGEFGKLMLTLFRIIAVGAIGYGLHYMVKKKYNRGFILNIALIFAGALGNIIDSTFYGMIFSESTWYDKASLFPADGGYATIFHGKVVDMLYFPLINGTFPSWLPIWGGQEFLFFRPVFNIADSAISVGVVLILLFQKKYFKEEKEEKTSIHSEIVED; encoded by the coding sequence ATGAAAGGCTATACTAAACCAGTAATTCTGATTATTCTCGTTCTTTTAATTGACCAGATATCAAAAATATGGGTCAAATTAAATATGACCATTGGTCAAAGTTATGAGGTGATTGGTAAATTTGTACAAATCCATTTTATAGAGAATAATGGAATGGCCTATGGAATGGAATTTGGTGGCGAATTTGGGAAACTGATGCTAACACTTTTTCGTATTATCGCTGTCGGAGCAATCGGCTATGGCCTGCATTACATGGTTAAAAAGAAATATAATCGCGGATTTATTCTCAATATTGCCTTAATCTTTGCAGGAGCACTTGGAAATATTATCGACTCTACTTTTTATGGTATGATATTTAGTGAAAGCACCTGGTACGATAAAGCTTCATTATTTCCTGCAGATGGAGGATATGCAACGATTTTCCATGGAAAGGTCGTTGATATGCTCTATTTTCCACTGATTAATGGAACATTCCCATCCTGGCTCCCGATTTGGGGTGGTCAAGAATTTCTATTCTTCCGACCGGTATTCAATATTGCTGATTCTGCAATATCAGTAGGGGTTGTGCTGATTCTACTCTTCCAAAAGAAATATTTTAAAGAAGAGAAAGAAGAAAAAACAAGTATACATAGTGAAATCGTAGAAGATTAA
- a CDS encoding M20/M25/M40 family metallo-hydrolase produces MIKLYIKCTLLTLFSVLSLQGIAQYSNPELVKKHINYLASDKMKGRGTGSKEVFKAADYIEKYFKKLKLQPLGEKGFRQSFDAKVWKVKVSDSIRKADNIIAFLDNGAPLTIVIGAHYDHLGTGHQGSSKDSLGVGKIHNGADDNASGVAGLLELARYYSTNNLKESYNFLFIAFGAEELGLIGSKYFTEHPTLPLDKITGMLNMDMIGRLNPEQGVAVIGYGTSKKWPEIFKGITPKIKFYTGHDGNGGSDQTSFYKKNIPVLFFHTGGHPDYHMPTDDPEKINYSGLTGIIDFEVMVINNMLKQSEKLEFQFTN; encoded by the coding sequence ATGATAAAATTATATATTAAATGCACCCTTTTAACACTTTTCAGTGTTCTAAGTTTACAAGGAATTGCACAATACAGCAATCCTGAACTCGTAAAAAAACATATCAACTATCTCGCAAGTGATAAGATGAAAGGTCGCGGAACAGGAAGCAAAGAAGTATTCAAAGCGGCAGATTATATTGAAAAATATTTTAAAAAACTTAAACTTCAACCGTTAGGTGAAAAAGGATTCAGACAATCATTTGATGCTAAAGTATGGAAAGTTAAAGTGAGTGACAGCATTCGCAAAGCAGATAACATCATTGCATTTTTAGACAATGGCGCTCCACTTACTATTGTAATCGGGGCACATTATGACCATTTAGGAACTGGTCATCAAGGCAGTTCGAAAGATTCCCTGGGTGTTGGTAAAATACATAACGGAGCAGATGATAATGCTTCGGGCGTAGCCGGCTTACTGGAATTAGCACGTTATTATAGTACGAATAATTTAAAGGAAAGTTATAATTTTCTTTTTATCGCATTTGGTGCTGAAGAGTTAGGATTAATCGGATCAAAATATTTTACCGAACACCCAACTTTACCACTTGATAAAATAACAGGTATGTTAAACATGGATATGATCGGTAGGTTAAATCCTGAACAGGGTGTTGCTGTAATTGGATATGGGACAAGTAAAAAATGGCCGGAAATATTTAAGGGTATCACACCTAAAATTAAGTTTTATACAGGTCATGATGGTAATGGTGGTTCTGACCAGACCTCATTCTATAAGAAGAATATTCCAGTTCTATTTTTCCACACAGGAGGTCATCCTGATTATCATATGCCAACAGATGATCCAGAAAAAATCAACTATTCAGGACTTACTGGAATTATTGATTTCGAGGTCATGGTTATCAACAATATGTTAAAACAAAGTGAGAAACTCGAATTCCAATTCACAAATTAA
- a CDS encoding SDR family oxidoreductase, whose translation MMVTNKVLITGSNGFLGQKLIDLLSKNLNYEVFAISMNKNDNPNVANYHFQQLDLMNSDLLNTYLSEVKPNYIIHTAAITSVEGCEADKVLCEKMNVEVAKQLADYCKQTNGFLVQLSTDFVFDGQNGPYKEDDSINPLSEYGKSKLRSEQVIHNSGCEYAILRTILVYGINANPNRSNLVLWAKEKLSKNEPIKVVKDQWRMPTFVDDLAEACLLAIEKRATGVFHISGEEMFTIAEAVYQIADFWNFDKSLISEITAASIGQSENRPQKTGFILSKAKSILGFQPTPFKASLEIIDKQYGIFR comes from the coding sequence ATGATGGTTACCAACAAAGTGTTAATAACTGGGTCAAATGGGTTTTTAGGACAAAAACTAATCGATCTACTTAGTAAAAACCTCAATTATGAAGTTTTTGCTATTTCCATGAATAAAAACGACAATCCGAATGTAGCGAATTATCATTTTCAACAATTGGATTTGATGAATTCGGATCTTTTAAACACCTATCTGTCAGAAGTTAAACCAAATTACATCATTCACACTGCTGCAATCACAAGTGTTGAAGGGTGCGAAGCTGATAAAGTGCTCTGTGAAAAGATGAACGTTGAGGTAGCGAAGCAATTGGCCGACTATTGTAAGCAGACAAATGGTTTTTTAGTACAGTTATCCACAGACTTTGTTTTTGATGGCCAAAATGGTCCATATAAAGAGGATGATTCAATCAATCCATTAAGTGAATATGGTAAAAGCAAATTACGTTCAGAACAAGTTATCCATAACTCTGGATGTGAATATGCGATCTTAAGAACTATATTGGTGTATGGAATAAATGCTAATCCAAACCGCTCTAATTTAGTGCTTTGGGCAAAAGAAAAACTTTCAAAAAATGAACCGATAAAAGTTGTGAAAGATCAGTGGCGCATGCCAACGTTTGTTGATGATTTAGCTGAAGCCTGTCTTTTAGCTATTGAGAAACGTGCAACAGGAGTTTTCCACATCAGTGGGGAGGAAATGTTTACAATTGCTGAAGCAGTCTATCAAATTGCAGATTTTTGGAACTTTGACAAATCCTTAATTTCAGAAATTACGGCGGCATCAATAGGTCAATCTGAAAACAGACCACAAAAAACAGGATTTATATTATCAAAAGCCAAGTCGATTTTGGGCTTTCAACCAACTCCTTTCAAAGCGAGTTTAGAAATAATCGATAAACAATACGGAATCTTCCGTTAA
- a CDS encoding acyl-CoA thioesterase: MKEKCAKESTTVMNELVLPNDTNTFGNLMGGRLLYWMDICSAMAAQKHCNSPVVTVSVDNVSFKRSIRLGEVVTIEAKVTRAFNTSIEVRMEVFAQNLPLGTKEKSNEAYYTFVAVDEHAKPQPIPKVVPETELEHRLYDEAMRRRELRLILSGKLDPSKATELKNLVNLFDHKG; the protein is encoded by the coding sequence ATGAAGGAGAAATGTGCTAAAGAGTCTACTACGGTAATGAATGAATTAGTATTACCAAATGATACGAATACTTTTGGTAATTTAATGGGCGGTAGATTGTTGTATTGGATGGATATCTGTTCTGCAATGGCAGCGCAGAAACACTGTAATAGTCCAGTAGTAACCGTATCGGTCGATAACGTTTCATTCAAAAGGTCCATTCGACTAGGAGAAGTTGTGACCATTGAAGCAAAGGTAACGCGTGCTTTTAACACTTCAATTGAAGTAAGAATGGAAGTGTTTGCTCAAAATCTTCCATTGGGAACAAAAGAAAAATCAAATGAAGCCTATTATACATTCGTAGCGGTAGACGAACATGCCAAACCGCAGCCTATTCCGAAAGTAGTTCCTGAAACAGAATTGGAACATAGGCTTTACGATGAGGCAATGAGACGTCGTGAGTTACGCTTAATATTAAGTGGTAAGCTAGATCCAAGCAAAGCTACTGAATTAAAAAACCTTGTCAATTTATTTGATCACAAAGGCTAA
- a CDS encoding EVE domain-containing protein yields MNYFLVKSEPFKYSWEQFNKDGQTFWDGVRNYQARNNLKAMKEGDLVLFYHSNEGKEVVGIAKVVKEYYQDPTTEDPKWVVVDLAPVETFKKSVTLEQIKADEFLQDVALVRQGRLSVMPLKAEEFDRIVALGSE; encoded by the coding sequence ATGAATTACTTTTTGGTCAAATCTGAGCCTTTCAAATACAGCTGGGAGCAATTTAATAAAGATGGTCAGACGTTTTGGGATGGTGTACGTAATTATCAAGCCCGTAACAATCTTAAAGCAATGAAAGAGGGTGATCTTGTTTTATTTTACCATAGCAATGAAGGAAAAGAAGTGGTGGGTATTGCAAAAGTTGTAAAAGAATACTATCAGGACCCTACAACTGAAGATCCGAAATGGGTAGTCGTAGATTTAGCTCCGGTGGAAACATTTAAGAAATCAGTTACGTTAGAGCAGATCAAAGCAGATGAATTTTTACAGGATGTTGCATTAGTACGTCAAGGAAGATTATCTGTAATGCCACTAAAGGCTGAAGAGTTTGATCGTATAGTGGCTTTAGGCTCTGAATAA
- the gldC gene encoding gliding motility protein GldC — MKKAEIKLQVELDDANVPDKITWSSNDGESSDELPAKAMFLALWDSAYKNSMRIDLWTKDMPYDEMKRFFYETLQTLGDSFLRSSGGDPMAEKVIADLRDYCAHFADKMEVLEQQN, encoded by the coding sequence ATGAAAAAAGCAGAAATAAAATTACAGGTTGAATTGGATGATGCAAATGTGCCTGACAAAATTACTTGGTCTTCTAATGATGGTGAATCTTCTGATGAGCTTCCTGCCAAAGCCATGTTTTTAGCATTATGGGATTCTGCATATAAAAACTCAATGCGTATCGATTTATGGACTAAAGATATGCCTTATGATGAGATGAAACGTTTTTTCTATGAGACCTTACAGACATTAGGAGATTCATTTCTACGTTCTTCAGGCGGTGATCCTATGGCAGAGAAAGTAATCGCAGATTTACGTGATTATTGTGCTCACTTTGCTGATAAAATGGAAGTATTAGAACAACAAAACTAA
- a CDS encoding DEAD/DEAH box helicase, with product MQQTFENFKLNKQLLNAIEEAGYSVPTEIQQKAITPILAGQDIMGVAQTGTGKTAAFVLPILMKLKYAQGQDARALILSPTRELAMQIEENIQTFSKYLDLRTVVLYGGLGPKTQIENLEKGVDIIVATPGRFLDLYLEGHINVKSLKFLVMDEADKMMDMGFISKLHRILEVVPRKRQNLLFSATMGELVRKIAGDFLAFPTVIEVSEQATPASTVSQRVYFVPNQKTKLNLLQHLLKDDESFHRLIVFCKTRTVADNVFAFLERKYGKDQVRVIHANKGQNTRINSINAFKEGNIRILVATDVAARGLDVSNVSHVINFEVPIVTEDYVHRIGRTGRAFNSGDAITFCNDAEKYYFRKIEKLMRQSVDVAPLPGEVFIEETPYFERQAIAKEIDIQKRKEDPDFKGAFHEKKFAIKQKEAKASQRASGFKSNKQGPKTSTKRNYRTK from the coding sequence ATGCAGCAAACATTTGAAAATTTTAAATTGAATAAGCAGCTTTTGAATGCAATTGAAGAAGCAGGTTATTCGGTTCCAACAGAAATACAACAAAAAGCTATTACACCGATTCTAGCTGGTCAAGATATCATGGGAGTAGCGCAAACAGGCACTGGAAAGACGGCTGCATTTGTCTTACCTATATTAATGAAATTGAAATATGCGCAAGGTCAAGATGCACGCGCTTTAATTTTATCGCCAACCCGCGAACTTGCTATGCAGATAGAGGAAAATATCCAGACATTTTCAAAATATCTTGATTTACGTACAGTTGTTTTATATGGTGGTTTGGGGCCTAAAACCCAAATTGAAAACCTTGAAAAAGGAGTAGACATAATTGTCGCGACACCAGGGCGCTTTTTAGATTTATATTTAGAAGGTCATATTAATGTGAAATCATTGAAATTTTTGGTGATGGATGAGGCCGATAAAATGATGGATATGGGATTCATTTCTAAATTGCACCGTATTTTGGAAGTCGTGCCTAGAAAAAGACAAAATCTATTATTCTCCGCAACAATGGGAGAGCTGGTTCGGAAAATTGCTGGCGATTTCTTAGCTTTTCCAACGGTTATAGAAGTTTCTGAGCAAGCAACGCCAGCTTCGACGGTGAGTCAGAGAGTTTATTTCGTTCCTAATCAAAAAACAAAACTCAATTTATTGCAACATCTACTGAAAGATGATGAATCATTTCATCGTTTAATTGTTTTTTGCAAAACAAGAACAGTTGCGGATAATGTTTTTGCTTTTTTAGAACGTAAATATGGCAAAGATCAAGTACGGGTTATACATGCTAATAAAGGTCAAAATACACGTATCAATTCTATTAATGCCTTTAAAGAAGGAAATATACGAATATTAGTGGCGACTGATGTAGCAGCACGTGGTCTTGATGTTTCCAATGTTTCTCATGTGATTAACTTTGAAGTTCCTATAGTGACAGAAGATTACGTACACCGTATCGGACGTACCGGCCGTGCATTTAATTCTGGTGATGCTATTACTTTTTGCAATGATGCAGAAAAATATTATTTCAGAAAAATTGAAAAGTTAATGCGTCAGTCTGTTGATGTTGCTCCACTACCAGGTGAAGTTTTTATCGAAGAAACACCATATTTCGAACGCCAGGCTATTGCCAAAGAAATCGATATTCAAAAACGAAAAGAAGATCCAGATTTTAAAGGTGCGTTCCACGAAAAGAAATTTGCAATCAAGCAGAAAGAAGCAAAAGCATCACAGCGTGCATCGGGGTTCAAGTCTAATAAACAAGGTCCTAAAACTTCTACTAAAAGAAATTATAGAACAAAATAG